TTAATATGGATGAGATTGTAGGGTGTTTCGCGTGGCACCAAAATAAGTTTGCGCTGTTCTTTTAACATGACATCAGCAGTACGTGATATTAAACAGTCGGATATTCCACTGGCTATTCTCGCCAACATCCCCATTGACGAAGGACAAATTATCATAGCAGAATATTTGGAGCTTCCTGAAGCGAATGGCGCGTAGAAGTCGTTATTTTCAAACAGTTCAATTTTTCCTTCTGCCGAAGGTATAGCCGTGTGTAGCTCAGATTCCCATATTTTTACTGCATTTTCAGTAAAAACCAATGCGATTTTTTCTATTTCGCCAGAGCTTGATAGTTTGTCAATCAGAAGCTTAGCATATAACATCCCACTGGCTCCGCTGCAAGCTAAAACTATTTTTTTTAGATTGTCCGTGCTCATTGTT
This region of Bacteroidales bacterium genomic DNA includes:
- a CDS encoding UbiX family flavin prenyltransferase, with the translated sequence MSTDNLKKIVLACSGASGMLYAKLLIDKLSSSGEIEKIALVFTENAVKIWESELHTAIPSAEGKIELFENNDFYAPFASGSSKYSAMIICPSSMGMLARIASGISDCLISRTADVMLKEQRKLILVPRETPYNLIHIKNMKQIISAGGVVCPATPSFYSNPKTIEQLSMTVVDRIIDLVGLSNNTFRWGYKL